A stretch of Fusarium fujikuroi IMI 58289 draft genome, chromosome FFUJ_chr10 DNA encodes these proteins:
- a CDS encoding related to pisatin demethylase cytochrome P450: MTSPIAVFAIPAVLLALLLRFAVQSFRSPLRTVPGPTLARFTDGWYFWKVWKGSFQDVNLDLHKKYGTIVRYGPNRYSFNDPEAAKTIYGLGTHFPKSSWYSAWSSPGAWAIFSDQSIKRHNQNRKLYQATYAMSSLVHYEPFVDDCADIFTQRLSEMSSTATHLPVDMRHWFQCYAFDVIGLITYAKRFGFLDSGDDVGNVIGALEDHLGYATLVGIFPSLHKYLFKIRNWLAGGKGTGRAYILSFTNERIRQAQVAPKPVAAESEVTMEDFLTKFLAKHAASPDVFTQYHVLMGCTSNMVAGSDTTAISLSAVLYYLLKNPDCLQKLRAEIDDFTARGELSKSPTFKESQQMVYFQAVIKEALRMHPATGLPLERVVPEGGATICGRFFPEGTIVGINTWVAHRDTRVFGQDANSFNPDRWLTTESERLSMMNRYYMPFGLGSRNCIGRHVSMLEMSKLIPRIIRDFDFGLDSSLQHQNWHTQSYWFVKPLDFKVRIQPRFSEKQRA; the protein is encoded by the exons ATGACCTCTCCAATCGCAGTATTTGCTATCCCGGCAGTGCTTTTAGCACTCCTCTTGCGGTTCGCCGTTCAATCTTTCCGCTCACCACTACGAACTGTGCCGGGACCTACCCTCGCCCGGTTCACAGATGGCTGGTACTTCTGGAAAGTCTGGAAAGGCTCATTCCAAGATGTAAACCTCGATCTACATAAGAAATACG GGACAATTGTGCGATATGGGCCCAACCGATATAGTTTCAACGATCCCGAGGCAGCCAAGACAATCTACGGTCTGGGCACTCACTTCCCAAAGTCATCGTGGTACTCAGCCTGGTCAAGTCCTGGCGCATGGGCCATCTTCAGCGATCAGTCTATCAAACGTCACAACCAGAACCGAAAGTTATATCAAGCGACATACGCAATGTCGTCACTTGTGCACTATGAACCCTTTGTCGACGATTGTGCCGACATCTTTACTCAACGTCTCTCTGAGATGTCCAGCACCGCGACTCATTTACCTGTCGACATGCGACACTGGTTCCAGTGCTACGCATTCGATGTCATCGGTCTGATCACATATGCAAAGCGCTTCGGCTTCCTGGACAGTGGAGACGATGTTGGTAATGTCATCGGTGCTTTGGAGGACCATTTGGGTTATGCGACCCTGGTTGGCATTTTCCCAAGTCTGCATAAGTacctcttcaagatcaggaACTGGCTAGCCGGAGGGAAGGGAACAGGTCGAGCATACATCTTGAGCTTTACAAACGAGAGGATTCGTCAAGCTCAGGTGGCTCCCAAGCCCGTCGCCGCAGAGAGTGAGGTCACCATGGAAGACTTTCTCACCAAGTTCCTGGCCAAACATGCTGCCTCACCCGATGTCTTCACTCAGTATCACGTTCTCATGGGGTGCACATCTAACATGGTCGCGGGCTCTGATACAACTGCCATCAGTCTTTCAGCCGTTTTGTACTATTTGCTAAAGAACCCTGATTGCTTACAGAAGTTAAGGGCCGAGATCGACGACTTTACAGCACGAGGAGAACTATCAAAGTCCCCCACCTTTAAGGAAAGTCAGCAAATGGTCTATTTCCAAGCTGTGATCAAGGAGGCGCTGCGAATGCATCCCGCTACAGGTCTCCCACTGGAGAGAGTTGTTCCAGAGGGCGGCGCAACGATATGCGGACGATTCTTCCCAGAAGGA ACTATTGTTGGCATCAACACATGGGTAGCGCACCGTGATACTCGGGTGTTTGGCCAAGATGCCAATTCCTTTAACCCGGACAGATGGCTCACGACTGAAAGCGAAAGGCTCTCCATGATGAACCGTTACTATATGCCT TTCGGACTCGGCTCACGAAACTGTATTGGCCGACACGTCTCAATGCTTGAGATGTCAAAGTTGATCCCACGGATTATCCGCGATTTTGACTTCGGCCTTGATTCGTCGTTGCAGCACCAGAACTGGCATACTCAGAGCTATTGGTTCGTCAAGCCGTTGGACTTTAAAGTGCGCATTCAACCACGCTTTTCGGAGAAGCAGAGGGCATGA
- a CDS encoding related to double substrate-specificity short chain dehydrogenase/reductase 2: MTATTFSQFNGETEGLEVAQAFSAQISGKVVLVTGVNRGGIGYSTAEALASQGPSHLIVTGRSRIKLQESVDAMKSLYPQVNYVVLQFDLSSQQSVRAAAAELLGRNEIPKIDLLINNAGVAFLPEHTYSPEKIEMHFATNHIGHFLFTSLILPKLIRAAEESPKGATRIINVSSGSPKWAYMRWSDINFEKKNKDLPEEERPNYEVHRAWGSPNVEELSYIPLEAYNQSKVANVLFSIGTNKRWYERYGILSLAVFPGWIETELSRHMPSEAREAIVKVGNQRGVKYKTLQAGGSTTVVAALDPKLGPGEKREGKENYGVFLEDCQICSGAHPKAESDEEAEKLWELSEKLIREKS, from the exons ATGACGGCAACAACCTTTTCTCAGTTCAATGGTGAAACAGAGGGTCTCGAGGTCGCCCAAGCCTTCTCTGCCCAAATTTCTGGTAAGGTCGTGCTGGTCACTGGAGTGAACCGAGGTGGGATCGGTTACTCAACAGCTGAAGCTTTG GCATCGCAGGGGCCGTCGCATCTCATAGTCACCGGTCGCTCTCGTATCAAGCTCCAGGAAAGCGTTGACGCAATGAAGAGTCTATACCCTCAGGTCAACTACGTCGTCCTCCAGTTCGACCTCTCTAGCCAACAGTCGGTTCGCGCCGCTGCTGCGGAACTTCTCGGTCGGAATGAAATTCCAAAAATCGACCTGCTCATTAACAATGCTGGAGTCGCGTTCCTCCCAGAACATACGTATAGTCCGGAGAAGATTGAGATGCATTTTGCGACCAATCATATCGGCCACTTCCTCTTTACCAGCCTCATTCTACCAAAGCTTATCAGGGCTGCTGAGGAGAGCCCTAAGGGCGCAACTCGCATCATCAACGTGTCCAGCGGTTCGCCAAAATGGGCGTACATGAGATGGAGTGATATcaactttgagaagaagaacaaggacctaccggaagaagagaggccCAACTATGAAGTGCATAGAGCATGGGGATCTCCTAATGTGGAAGAGCTGAGCTATATCCCTCTGGAGGCGTATAACCAGAGCAAAGTCGCAAACGTACTCTTCAGCATTGGCACAAACAAGCGATGGTACGAGCGTTACGGGATCTTGTCACTGGCGGTGTTTCCAGGATGGATTGAGACAGAACTCAGCAGACACATGCCCTCCGAAGCTCGCGAGGCAATTGTAAAGGTTGGGAACCAGAGAGGGGTGAAGTACAAGACCCTTCAGGCCGGGGGGTCGACCACTGTTGTTGCGGCGCTAGATCCTAAACTTGGACCTggtgagaaaagagaaggaaaggagAACTACGGTGTATTCTTGGAAGATTGTCAGATTTGCAGCGGTGCGCATCCTAAGGCTGAGTCTGATGAAGAGGCGGAGAAGCTTTGGGAACTGTCAGAGAAACTGATCCGTGAAAAGtcttga